GTCGCCAAAGATAAACTCAATGCCCTTTCGCTCGGCATTGATCTGCAGGGTGGCGTTGAAAGACTTACCGCTCTTAGCAGTCATACCTTCAACCTTTACTGCTTTGCCCTCCACAAGGTCTTTATACTGAGTGTCAGAGAGCGTCACGCCCTTGATTTCTTTGGGGATGTTCACACGGTCGGCGCGCAGGGCTATGATTTCATTCGTCTGCGGATCGATAGAGACGTAAGCAGAAAAAGGCTCAGCGTTCTTAGGTGTTACCTCAATGGTCTTGCCAAGATTACCCGTAGCAAGGAGTTGCTCCTTTTCTTCGGGAGAGAACTTGTAACCCATATAGGGAAAGTCAAGCTGTGGTTCTTTTCTCAAAGGATGAATTGCCAAACCGATATTGCCGTTATCGTCCGTGCGAAAAGCAAGGCGAGCTTCGGTGTAGATGATTGTGTCGCCAATGGGAACGGCAATCGTCAAGAGATTGCTCTTCTGCCAATTGAGCATCTTTTCCAATTCTCCACTCTGCTTCAATCGCTCACGGGTAAGTCCGAGATTATCGAGTTGCTTCCAATCAACCTTCGACTCATCGATAGCAGTAGCATTCTTCTGCTGGGGAAGATAGTCCTCAAAGGGAACGCCCATCTCAGCCAGCTGCTGATTGCTTTCTGGCTTTTCACGGCTTTGTAGCATGGTGCGCAGATTGTCCACGCCCTGCTCCACATTGTCTGCCAATACCTTGTACAGTCCAAAATGAGTCGGGTTATTGAACTGTTTGAGGAAGTTGGCCATGAAGTTCTTCAGCAGTCCGTCCTTGTTGTTGAACTTCAAGAACGCTGCCTGATTGGCAGCAATTGCCTCAGTGGTTTTAAGGTTTCCCTTTTCGTCAACACTGGATACGACGGACAATTTACCCGCTTCCTGTTCATTCTTTACCTCCGTGCGGTCTTCCAGGACCAGCACGTAATTGTCATTACTGTTTGATTCCATTTTTTGTATTTAAGATGAATAAATAACTATTTTCTGCAAAAATACATGTATAAAACAAGCCTTTTATAAGGCAAGGATATAGCAGGAAATGATGGGGAAATATTGGAAATATGAAGATTTTTCGGAATTTCTGTGAACGTTCTTGCTTAATCTGATCAGAAAAGAGTACCTTTGTGTGGAATTTAATCATTGTCCAGATAAATAAAATCATCGTATGGCGATAATAAATAGAATCAAAATTATGCTTGTTGAAAAACAACGAACAAGCAAATGGCTTGCAGAACAACTCGGAAAGTCGGAAAATACTGTCTCGAAATGGTGTTCCAACAAGGTTCAACCCTCTTTGGAAAATCTTTACGAAATTGCTAAGCTGTTAG
The nucleotide sequence above comes from Segatella oris. Encoded proteins:
- a CDS encoding DUF4099 domain-containing protein; translated protein: MESNSNDNYVLVLEDRTEVKNEQEAGKLSVVSSVDEKGNLKTTEAIAANQAAFLKFNNKDGLLKNFMANFLKQFNNPTHFGLYKVLADNVEQGVDNLRTMLQSREKPESNQQLAEMGVPFEDYLPQQKNATAIDESKVDWKQLDNLGLTRERLKQSGELEKMLNWQKSNLLTIAVPIGDTIIYTEARLAFRTDDNGNIGLAIHPLRKEPQLDFPYMGYKFSPEEKEQLLATGNLGKTIEVTPKNAEPFSAYVSIDPQTNEIIALRADRVNIPKEIKGVTLSDTQYKDLVEGKAVKVEGMTAKSGKSFNATLQINAERKGIEFIFGDNKSLRERQEHKQTQQQGVPHKLCGLELSDKQREALDSGRTLYLKNMVDKQGQPFNAYVRMDKEQNRPRFYKWNPDKKQETGKEKMVAVAEEHKTQVAVNNHGKTNEATKDVKEPLKTGQTQPTAEQKQKQDENKQKKSRGRRL
- a CDS encoding helix-turn-helix transcriptional regulator, which encodes MAIINRIKIMLVEKQRTSKWLAEQLGKSENTVSKWCSNKVQPSLENLYEIAKLLDIEVRSLICSSKE